A genomic stretch from Nilaparvata lugens isolate BPH chromosome 8, ASM1435652v1, whole genome shotgun sequence includes:
- the LOC120352720 gene encoding uncharacterized protein LOC120352720 isoform X3: MDFNFIDINSKQTDGVEEGEDDDERDQFNEGNAMAVDPLSMDNAALSTDNPEIKGEYEELILKCEPIDYDNEDQDDDREMPRASLATKTTSKRQTWDKDKMKEAVSAMIEGKMGVKKASKHFDVPKTTLRRYVKDAKNTTSQAAETTTKKLGRKPALPASLENELVDYLLYMEAKFYGFTRMDVRRMAYQLAVQNGIQTNFKNEIAGRAWLDHFLRRHKDKLSIRKPTGTSYARAKGFTRERVNAFFDLLESEYHKHNYPADRIWNVDETGLSVVQTKVPQVIASKGKRQICSLTAADRGSLVTVICSMSAGGSYVPPMLIFPRKNMTDLLMKGAPPGAIGRTHPSGWVQAHLFKDWLIHFIDKTKPTQTSPILLILDGHYSHTRNIDVIDIARKNHITILSLPSHTTHKLQPLDRTFMGALKTHYSENIRQWMLHESRSIGPYDIASFLGKAYLQCTTGSTAVNGFRVTGIYPLERNIFEDHEYIAGEEEAQEADAPTDNTDETPVEEANLGALQTFAVSPKDIHPIPEKTTKRSNRGRKPAIANIVTSSPYKKELEDFYANKEADTHRRGRGRGRGRGRGAKRNLIFNDPQPSTSGLQSPITDQEHGKSKTIKRPKHQEQTDSSDDDDDEVQLSTCSIESPFDLPIGEPQPDEKDAACIFCDEKFSSNVRGELWVQCLMCSLWAHNECAGAEREEYVCDFCR, from the exons ACGGATGGAGTGGAAGAAGGTGAAGACGATGATGAGCGAGATCAATTCAACGAGGGTAATGCAATGGCTGTCGATCCGTTGAGTATGGATAACGCAGCGTTGAGTACGGATAACCCAGAGATCAAAGGAGAATATGAGGAGTTG ATTTTGAAATGTGAGCCGATCGACTATGATAATGAAGACCAGGATGATGATAGAGAA ATGCCTAGAGCCAGCTTAGCAACGAAAACGACTTCTAAAAGGCAAACATGGGATAAAGATAAGATGAAAGAAGCAGTATCTGCAATGATTGAAGGAAAAATGGGAGTCAAAAAAGCATCAAAACATTTTGACGTGCCAAAGACTACATTGAGAAGATATGTTAAAGATGCTAAAAATACCACATCCCAGGCAGCTGAAACGACAACAAAGAAGTTGGGACGAAAACCAGCTTTACCTGCATCATTAGAAAATGAACTTGTAGACTACTTACTGTACATGGAAGCAAAATTTTATGGGTTCACTAGAATGGATGTCCGTCGAATGGCTTACCAATTGGCCGTCCAGAATGGAATACAAACGAActtcaaaaatgaaattgctgGTAGGGCTTGGCTAGATCATTTCCTCAGACGTCACAAAGATAAGCTATCAATAAGAAAACCAACTGGAACATCATATGCCCGTGCAAAGGGTTTCACACGTGAGAGGGTAAATGCCTTCTTTGACTTGCTGGAGTCTGAGTATCATAAACATAATTACCCTGCTGATAGAATTTGGAACGTTGATGAGACTGGGCTCAGTGTAGTCCAGACCAAAGTACCACAAGTGATAGCCAGTAAAGGCAAACGACAAATTTGCTCATTAACTGCAGCAGATCGTGGATCATTGGTCACAGTTATATGCTCAATGAGTGCAGGGGGATCATATGTCCCTCCAATGCTTATTTTCCCAAGAAAAAATATGACCGATCTCCTGATGAAAGGAGCCCCACCTGGGGCTATTGGACGCACTCATCCATCTGGGTGGGTGCAAGCACATCTTTTTAAAGATTGGTTAATTCATTTTATCGACAAAACTAAGCCTACTCAGACCTCACCAATTCTTCTGATCCTTGATGGTCACTATTCCCACACAAGGAATATTGATGTGATAGATATTGCACGAAAGAATCACATCACAATCCTGTCATTGCCATCTCATACTACGCACAAACTTCAACCACTAGACCGAACTTTCATGGGAGCTCTGAAAACCCACTACAGTGAGAACATCAGACAATGGATGCTCCATGAAAGCAGATCCATTGGGCCATATGATATAGCATCCTTCTTGGGAAAGGCCTACCTCCAATGCACCACAGGATCAACTGCTGTCAATGGATTCAGAGTCACTGGTATTTACCCTTTGGagagaaatatatttgaagaccATGAGTACATTGCAGGGGAGGAGGAAGCTCAAGAGGCAGATGCTCCAACTGATAATACTGATGAGACTCCTGTTGAAGAAGCAAATCTTGGTGCTCTCCAAACATTTGCTGTGTCACCTAAAGACATCCACCCTATCCCTGAAAAAACGACAAAAAGATCAAACCGTGGTCGAAAACCTGCTATTGCGAATATTGTTACAAGTTCTCCATACAAGAAAGAACTAGAGGACTTCTATGCAAATAAAGAAGCTGATACTCACAGAAGAGGCCGTGGCCGTGGACGTGGACGTGGTAGAGGTGCCAaaagaaatttgatttttaacGACCCTCAGCCTTCTACATCAGGACTCCAATCTCCTATTACTGATCAAGAGCATGGAAAATCAAAGACAATAAAAAGGCCTAAACATCAAGAACAAACCGACagcagtgatgatgatgatgatgaggtgcAGCTCTCCACTTGCTCCATCGAGTCACCCTTTGACCTGCCAATTGGAGAGCCTCAACCAGACGAAAAAGATGCGGCATGTATTTTCTGCGATGAAAAATTCTCGAGTAATGTACGAGGAGAATTATGGGTCCAATGCTTGATGTGTTCTCTTTGGGCCCATAATGAATGTGCAGGAGCAGAGAGGGAGGAATATGTCTGCGATTTTTGTCGTTAA